AGCCGCCGAGGCGAACGAGGCCGGCCATGTCGCTGGCCCCGCCAAGACCTTCGGCTCGGCCTTTCTGCAGGTGCTGGTTGCCGATGTCTCCATGTCGCTGGACAACGTGCTGGCCGTGGCGGGGGCGGCGCGTGAGCATCCGGGCGTGCTGGTGGCGGGTCTCCTGCTGTCGATCATCCTGATGGGCCTGGCCGCCAATGCGATCGCCGCCCTGCTGCGCCGCTATCGCTGGATCGGCTATGCGGGCCTGGCCATCGTGCTCTACGTGGCCGGCCACATGATCTGGCAGGGCTATCGCGACGTCGCCGTCGACCTGGGCTGGACCTCGACCTACGACCGCCTGACGCCCCAGCCGCTCCACATCGGGGCGTCGGGACACGTGGGGAGATGAACCCGCACGAGAT
The window above is part of the Caulobacter soli genome. Proteins encoded here:
- a CDS encoding TerC family protein, with translation MTSTLIGEMGPSLAAFAQVLMIDLVLAGDNAVAVGLAAGGLPTEQRRKVIVCGLAAAVVLRIGFALVTTWLLGVVGLLLAGGLLLLWVCWKMWRDLRAAEANEAGHVAGPAKTFGSAFLQVLVADVSMSLDNVLAVAGAAREHPGVLVAGLLLSIILMGLAANAIAALLRRYRWIGYAGLAIVLYVAGHMIWQGYRDVAVDLGWTSTYDRLTPQPLHIGASGHVGR